The following coding sequences are from one Eucalyptus grandis isolate ANBG69807.140 chromosome 11, ASM1654582v1, whole genome shotgun sequence window:
- the LOC104427304 gene encoding G-type lectin S-receptor-like serine/threonine-protein kinase SD2-5, which translates to MFTHCSFSPATLCLSFLRLYFLGLVLSQPTANLSTTWVASSINSVSFGSGSPVGSVNPILLRGNDVPSFACGFVSMLSETNYLFAISIVHTNASQIDHTFTAFPEVVWVANRNHPVVNPTLEFTSEGDLVLKDGDGSVAWSTNTSGKSVIGLNLTDSGNLVLFDANNVPVWQSFDHPMDSLVLGQKLSIGQKLVPSVSETNWTAQSLLSLSMTSTGLFAQMDTDPPQIYYPVRIKFPNTSNDSNYIEFVNGTLALFTNSTRNGSIFINIPPASLFMRLEYDGHLRAYEFDRDKYQWTVAADLLVRDYGDCGYPTVCGQYGICTSNGQCTCPDSKGATTYFKQTNDRHPNLGCYEEVPLSCDNSQYQSLLELRDLSYFTYSTDPQSAPDLANVTKVNCKEACAKNCSCKAAFFLRGPNIPSDSGSCYLLSDVFSLMNLEQLNNSIGYIKVENISNVVPNSPSLRDKTNSLALILGSSLGSVFALIIVIGVIKVFSRMRKAVDEAEEDHLDQIPGMPMRFTYDSLKVITEDFSKKLGEGGFGSVFEGTLKDGSKVAVKCLDGLGHIKKSFLAEVETIGSIHHVNLVTLVGFCTENSHRLLVYEFMPNGSLDKWIFRRSSEYVLHWQQRRKIIYDIAKGLNYLHEECRRKIVHLDIKPQNILLDENFNAKVADFGLSKLIDRDKSQVMTTMRGTPGYLAPEWLSAAITEKVDVYSFGVVVLEVVSARKIFDNSQDPENTYLVGVFRRKVEEGRLSDIIDSHSEDMQLNELQAVNMLRLAAWCLQGDFTKRPSMSIVVKVLDGLVVVPDDLEYDFSYPPLLKTSGKVFKEQVHFAASSPLLPSVLSGPR; encoded by the coding sequence ATGTTCACCCACTGTAGTTTTTCTCCGGCTACTCTTTGTCTTTCGTTCCTTCGATTATATTTTCTGGGTCTGGTCCTGTCACAGCCAACGGCAAACCTTTCTACTACATGGGTAGCCAGCTCTATCAATTCAGTGTCCTTTGGTAGCGGGTCTCCTGTGGGTTCTGTGAATCCTATTCTTCTCAGAGGAAATGATGTCCCGTCATTTGCCTGTGGCTTTGTCAGCATGCTATCAGAAACCAATTATCTCTTTGCTATTTCCATTGTCCATACAAACGCGTCTCAAATTGATCATACTTTTACAGCTTTTCCGGAAGTAGTATGGGTTGCTAATCGTAACCATCCGGTGGTAAACCCCACGCTTGAGTTCACGTCAGAAGGTGACTTGGTCTTAAAAGACGGGGATGGTTCTGTGGCATGGTCAACGAACACTTCAGGTAAGTCTGTTATAGGGTTGAACCTGACAGATTCGGGAAACCTTGTGTTGTTTGATGCGAATAATGTGCCAGTTTGGCAGTCTTTCGATCACCCTATGGACTCCCTAGTCCTTGGACAGAAGTTAAGCATAGGGCAGAAGTTGGTGCCTAGTGTTTCCGAAACGAATTGGACTGCACAAAGTTTACTTTCACTTTCCATGACTAGTACAGGCTTATTTGCACAGATGGACACTGATCCTCCGCAGATCTACTACCCAGTTCGCATAAAATTTCCAAACACGAGTAATGACTCGAATTACATCGAATTTGTAAATGGAACCTTAGCATTGTTCACGAATTCCACACGAAATGGTTCTATCTTTATCAATATTCCTCCTGCTTCATTGTTTATGAGGTTGGAATATGATGGGCACTTGAGAGCATACGAGTTTGATCGGGACAAATATCAGTGGACGGTGGCAGCTGACCTTCTGGTTCGGGATTATGGTGACTGCGGCTATCCAACAGTCTGTGGGCAGTATGGAATTTGCACTTCAAACGGGCAATGCACTTGTCCAGATTCAAAAGGGGCCACAACCTATTTCAAGCAAACAAACGATAGACATCCCAATCTCGGGTGTTATGAGGAAGTTCCTTTGTCTTGCGACAATTCACAATATCAAAGTTTGCTGGAGCTCAGGGATCTTTCTTACTTCACGTACAGCACGGATCCACAAAGCGCCCCAGATCTTGCGAATGTAACTAAGGTAAACTGTAAAGAGGCTTGTGCTAAGAATTGTTCATGCAAAGCAGCTTTTTTTCTGCGAGGCCCCAATATCCCAAGTGATTCAGGTTCCTGCTACTTATTATCAGATGTTTTTTCACTAATGAACCTGGAACAGCTTAACAATTCTATTGGTTACATCAAAGTGGAGAACATTTCCAATGTAGTTCCTAACTCTCCCAGTTTGAGGGACAAGACGAACAGTCTCGCATTAATACTAGGCTCCAGCCTTGGATCTGTATTTGCTTTGATCATTGTCATTGGAGTCATAAAAGTTTTCTCTCGAATGAGAAAAGCTGTCGATGAAGCTGAGGAGGATCATCTAGATCAAATACCGGGAATGCCTATGAGATTTACTTACGACAGTCTGAAAGTCATTACTGAGGATTTCAGCAAGAAGCTTGGAGAGGGTGGCTTCGGCTCTGTGTTTGAAGGCACTCTAAAGGATGGTTCGAAAGTAGCAGTGAAGTGCCTCGACGGTTTAGGCCATATCAAGAAATCCTTTTTGGCCGAGGTTGAGACTATCGGGAGCATTCATCACGTCAACCTGGTAACGCTTGTAGGATTTTGCACGGAGAACTCTCACAGGCTGCTGGTGTATGAATTCATGCCTAATGGCTCGCTAGACAAATGGATCTTCCGCAGATCCAGCGAATATGTTCTGCACTGGCAGCAGAGGAGGAAGATCATTTATGACATTGCAAAGGGTCTGAATTATCTCCATGAAGAATGTAGAAGGAAGATAGTCCACCTAGATATTAAACCCCAAAACATTCTCTTGGACGAGAATTTTAATGCTAAGGTCGCCGATTTTGGGTTGTCTAAGTTGATCGATAGGGACAAAAGCCAAGTCATGACGACCATGAGGGGCACACCCGGCTATTTGGCTCCAGAATGGCTGAGCGCAGCAATCACCGAAAAAGTcgatgtctatagctttggaGTGGTGGTCCTGGAAGTAGTGTCTGCCAGGAAAATTTTCGATAACTCACAAGACCCAGAAAACACGTACTTAGTAGGAGTTTTCAGGAGAAAGGTAGAAGAAGGACGGCTGTCGGATATCATCGATAGTCACAGCGAGGATATGCAGCTAAATGAGTTGCAGGCGGTGAATATGTTGAGACTTGCTGCGTGGTGTCTGCAAGGAGATTTCACAAAGAGGCCTTCCATGTCAATCGTCGTGAAGGTTTTGGACGGCCTTGTGGTTGTCCCGGATGACTTGGAGTATGACTTCTCTTATCCACCTTTGTTGAAAACTAGCGGAAAAGTTTTTAAAGAGCAGGTTCACTTTGCTGCTTCTAGTCCGTTGTTGCCCTCTGTTCTCTCCGGACCACGGTGA